The following coding sequences lie in one Oncorhynchus kisutch isolate 150728-3 linkage group LG17, Okis_V2, whole genome shotgun sequence genomic window:
- the LOC109908081 gene encoding guanine nucleotide-binding protein G(I)/G(S)/G(T) subunit beta-1: MSELDQLRQEAEQLKNQIRDARKACADATLSQITANIDPIGRIQMRTRRTLRGHLAKIYAMHWGTDSRLLVSASQDGKLIIWDSYTTNKVHAIPLRSSWVMTCAYAPSGNYVACGGLDNICSIYNLKTREGNVRVSRELAGHTGYLSCCRFVDDSQIVTSSGDTTCALWDIETGQQTTTFAGHTGDVMSLSLAPDTRLFVSGACDASAKLWDIREGMCRQTFTGHESDINAICFFPNGNAFATGSDDATCRLFDLRADQELMVYSHDNIICGITSVAFSKSGRLLLAGYDDFNCNVWDSLKADRAGVLAGHDNRVSCLGVTDDGMAVATGSWDSFLKIWN; the protein is encoded by the exons ATGAGCGAACTAGACCAGCTACGTCAGGAGGCCGAGCAGCTCAAGAACCAGATCAGA GATGCCAGGAAAGCGTGTGCGGATGCTACCTTGTCTCAG aTCACAGCAAACATCGACCCAATTGGCCGAATTCAGATGCGCACTAGAAGGACACTGAGGGGGCATCTGGCTAAAATCTATGCCATGCACTGGGGCACTGACTCGAG GCTTTTAGTCAGTGCCTCCCAGGATGGTAAACTCATTATTTGGGACAGCTACACCACAAACAAG GTTCACGCCATCCCACTGCGCTCCTCCTGGGTGATGACGTGCGCCTACGCCCCCTCTGGGAACTACGTGGCCTGTGGAGGCCTAGACAACATCTGCTCCATCTACAACCTCAAGACCCGCGAGGGCAACGTGCGTGTCAGCCGTGAGCTGGCCGGACATACGG GTTACCTGTCCTGCTGTCGCTTCGTGGATGACAGCCAGATTGTCACCAGCTCTGGAGACACCACCTG TGCTCTCTGGGACATTGAGACGGGCCAGCAGACGACCACGTTCGCCGGCCACACCGGTGACGTCATGAGCCTGTCGCTGGCGCCCGACACCCGGCTGTTTGTGTCCGGGGCATGTGACGCCTCCGCAAAGCTCTGGGACATCAGAGAAGGAATGTGCCGACAGACCTTCACCGGACACGAGTCAGACATTAATGCCATCTGT TTCTTCCCCAACGGCAACGCCTTTGCCACGGGATCGGACGACGCCACCTGCAGGCTGTTTGACCTGCGTGCTGACCAGGAGCTGATGGTCTATTCCCACGACAACATCATCTGCGGCATCACCTCGGTGGCTTTCTCCAAGAGTGGCCGCCTGCTGCTCGCCGGCTACGATGACTTCAACTGCAACGTGTGGGACAGCCTCAAGGCTGACCGTGCAG GTGTCCTGGCTGGACATGACAACCGTGTCAGCTGCTTGGGTGTGACCGATGATGGAATGGCCGTTGCAACAGGGTCCTGGGACAGCTTCCTCAAGATCTGGAACTAG